From a region of the Cutaneotrichosporon cavernicola HIS019 DNA, chromosome: 7a genome:
- a CDS encoding uncharacterized protein (Amino acid permease), with the protein MSPFVPPEHDARRIPSSAACAAGTLSSVTLSMSIENEKISTPAAAVLETTSDVGAEAPNVNTLHRSLKSRHVQMIAIGGVIGTGLFIGTATNLQNAGPAGLLISYCLMATLLYSVMVALGEMISAFPIPGAQLALASRFLAPEVGFAIGWLYWYCYIVLLPAEISAAAVLITYWTPTDGTCAPGLCNSAVWVTVMLVVVILANIVGSTRVFGEIEFWAASIKVLTIIGLIIISIVITSGGGPNHQPIGFKYWVETGGFVQYKGIPGAWGRFLGFFAVLISAAFAFIGTEITAVAAAEAGSPAKTVPRAIKSVWLRLALFYISSAFLIGLLVSPSHPDLNLGSTAAKSPFVIAIKGAGIKVLPAIINAALLSSAWSAAIADLYISSRTLYGLYARGATPRQAHWLGKTRKDGVPWVCVTVCAAFTPLAYFAASPSASAGQAFGYFASMCAVCGMLSWSVILLTSLRWHRGLKARGIDRSTLPYRAPLQPYLSYYGLGVSIIVIVFSGFTAFIHKFDTSAFITTYFGIPFFAVLLLGYKFWHKSGLVRYEDMDFTTGFSGTDDMDGDERKGWLARIGV; encoded by the exons ATGTCGCCCTTCGTCCCGCCCGAGCACGACGCACGTAGAATaccgagctcggccgcctgTGCGGCCGGTACTCTGTCTTCTGTCACTTTGTCCATGTCGATCGAGAACGAAAAGATCTCCACTCCTGCCGCGGCGGTACTGGAGACAACTTCGGACGTGGGTGCTGAGGCGCCCAACGTCAATACCCTCCATCGTTCGCTCAAGAGCCGCCATGT ccaaATGATCGCCATCGGCGGCGTCATTGGAACCGGCCTGTTTATCGGCACCGCGACCAACCTGCAGAACGCGGGTCCGGCCGGTCTTCTTATTTCATACTGTCTCATGGCCACGCTGCTTTACTCGGTCATGGTCGCGCTGGGCGAGATGATCTCGGCGTTTCCCATTCCCGGCGCTCAACTCGCCCTTGCGTCCCGTTTCCTCGCCCCAGAAGTTGGATTCGCAATCGGCTGGCTGTACTGGTACTGCTACATCG tcctcctccccgctGAGATCTCGGCTGCGGCCGTGCTCATCACCTACTGGACCCCGACGGACGGTACCTGCGCCCCCGGCCTGTGCAACTCAGCCGTCTGGGTGACTGTcatgctcgtcgtcgtaatcctcgccaacatcGTCGGCTCGACTCGCGTGTTTGGCGAAATCGAATTCTGGGCCGCTTCAATTAAAGTCCTGACAATCATTGGCCTAATCATCATCTCTATCGTCATCACCTCGGGCGGCGGTCCTAACCATCAACCCATCGGATTCAAGTACTGGGTCGAAACGGGTGGTTTTGTCCAATACAAAGGCATCCCAGGCGCGTGGGGTCGTTTCCTCGGTTTCTtcgccgtcctcatctCGGCCGCATTCGCATTTATCGGGACGGAAATCACCGCCGTcgctgcggccgaggcggggTCTCCTGCAAAGACCGTTCCGCGTGCAATTAAGAGCGTGTggctccgcctcgccctcttctACATCTCCTCAGCATTCCTCATCGGCCTCTTGGTAtctccctcccaccccgATCTGAATTTGGGAAGTACCGCCGCTAAATCGCCCTTCGTCATCGCTATCAAAGGGGCGGGAATCAAAGTCCTCCCAGCTATTATCAATGCCGCGTTACTGTCGAGCGCATGGAGCGCCGCCATTGCCGACCTATACATCTCCTCACGCACGTTGTATGGCTTGTACGCCAGAGGCGCTACGCCTCGCCAAGCACACTGGCTGGGCAAGACAAGGAAGGACGGCGTGCCGTGGGTCTGTGTGACTGTGTGTGCGGCGTTTACCCCGCTGGCGTACTTTGCCGCTTCGCCCAGTGCCAGCGCAGGCCAGGCGTTCGGATACTTTGCGTCCATGTGCGCCGTGTGCGGCATGCTGTCGTGGagcgtcatcctcctcacttCTCTTCGGTGGCATCGCGGTCTCAAGGCCCGTGGAATTGACCGCTCCACTCTGCCTTATCGCGCACCACTCCAGCCTTACCTCTCGTACTATGGCCTCGGGGTCAGTATTatcgtcatcgtcttcTCGGGATTCACTGCCTTCATCCACAAGTTTGACACGAGCGCTTTCATCACGACATACTTTGGCATTCCATTCTTCGcagtcctcctccttggctACAAGTTCTGGCACAAGTCGGGCCTCGTCCGTTACGAAGACATGGACTTTACGACGGGCTTCTCGGGTAccgacgacatggacgGTGACGAGCGCAAGGGCTGGCTCGCCCGCATCGGCGTGTAA
- a CDS encoding uncharacterized protein (Carboxylesterase family), with translation MPTSREGFEYTRYLFKEVAPSMTGGCHADVWMPLKDKVKGGRVPVGITYHGGGFTTADSQHVFTGHIEHLLERGFAVVSLEYRMCPHVRLPEIREDLLDGYRWVLQNLPKIHPELDPERNFVFGGSAGGTSAMLVSIDAAAAGLPLPKANYIAYPLSDTNARYFREYKPYEDAMADLSEYDKKKVDDLLFEPVSTAHDVWAEDGSSPRATWASMAIDSASLNEFLTSHAPPYPDAQNPIKLMSASFPPSVWVLAADDSLLDPQQTRDGHARLLELGVESKLIEAQGMPHGALEPGPGKDGWKERFWPFAQPALEFCVAKCAKRGWCWIQ, from the exons ATGCCGACATCGAGAGAAGGATTCGAGTACACTCGATACCTGTTCAAGGAGGTGGCGCCGTCCATGACGGGCGGGTGTCATGCTGACGTGTGGATGCCGCTAAAGGACAAGGTCAAAGGCGGGAGGGTGCCGGTTG gcaTCACATACCACGGCGGTGGGTTCACGACAGCCGACTCGCAACACGTCTTCACCGGCCACAtcgagcacctcctcgagcgggGCTTTGCAGTCGTCTCCCTAGAGTATCGAATGTGCCCGCA cgtcCGCCTTCCCGAGATCCGCGAGGACCTGCTTGACGGCTACCGCTGGGTCCTCCAAAACCTTCCCAAGATCCATCCCGAGCTCGATCCCGAGCGTAACTTCGTCTTCGGTGGAAGCGCAGGCGGAACATCAGCAATGTTGGTG TCGATCGATGCCGCAGCGGCCGGCTTGCCTCTCCCGAAGGCGAACTATATCGCGTACCCGCTGTCCGACACGAACGCACGCTATTTCAGGGAATACAAGCCGTACGAAGATGCGATGGCGGACCTGTCTGAATAtgacaagaagaaggtTGATGACCTCCTCTTCGAGCCCGTCAGCACGGCGCATGATGTTTG ggCGGAGGACGGGTCTTCACCTCGCGCGACTTGGGCGAGCATG gccatcgactcggcctcgctcAACGAATTTCTAACGAGCCATGCACCGCCGTACCCCGACGCGCAGAATCCCATCAAGCTCATgtccgcctccttcccaccCAGTGTGTGGGTGCTCGCGGCAGATGACTCGCTGCTTGACCCACAGCAGACTCGTGATGGCCACGCCCGATTGCTGGAACTAGGGGTTGAGAGCAAGCTCATCGAGGCGCAAGGTATGCCACACGGCGCTCTAGAGCCAGGACCAGGTAAGGACGGGTGGAAGGAGCGGTTCTGGCCTTTCGCGCAGCCTGCACTCGAGTTCTGCGTCGCTAAGTGCGCGAAGCGCGGGTGGTGCTGGATCCAGTAG
- a CDS encoding uncharacterized protein (alpha/beta hydrolase fold): MPVSREGHTYTRYLFKPLADTVTGGCHADVFLPTLEKGEKAPIAITYHGGGFVICDSQHILTRHVGYLLSQGFAVVGLEYRMAPHVRFPEIREDIVDGYKWVLDVLPTRAPLDPSRVCVMGASAGGYATLSLSIDAHRLGLPLPKANYVVYPLADLTTTLKRPSERVTHAQALASLSDEDRVKVDALFAEPITTRHDRMKEDPADLSGRMVWGHMAMLSGTLLECLTASPWPYPTEHSPMQHLHDKFPPTVLVLAEADTLLDPMTTSVLHDRLEELGVESLLLVGKDMPHGAMEPEMGAPEQGKEWWDDVAVPALEFCVRHCQ; encoded by the exons ATGCCAGTCTCCCGCGAAGGACACACCTACACCCGCTACCTCTTCAAGCCCCTTGCCGACACGGTCACGGGTGGATGTCATGCTGACGTCTTCCTCCCGACCCTTGAGAAGGGGGAGAAGGCTCCGATCGCAATCACATACCACGGCGGTGGGTTTGTCATCTGCGACTCTCAGCACATTCTCACCCGACACGTGGGGTATCTCCTCTCGCAAGGATTCGCCGTGGTGGGCCTCGAGTACCGTATGGCCCCGCA CGTCCGCTTCCCAGAGATCAGAGAGGATATCGTCGACGGGTACAAGTGGGTCCTGGACGTTTTGCCTACACGTGCGCCCCTCGATCCGTCGCGAGTATGTGTGATGGGCGCCAGTGCGGGCGGATACGCGACGCTCTCTCTC TCGATCGACGCGCACCGCCTTGGCCTGCCCCTCCCCAAAGCCAATTACGTCGTCTACCCCCTCGCGGACTTGACGACGACCCTCAAACGTCCCAGCGAGCGCGTGACTCACGCCCAagccttggcctcgctCTCAGACGAGGATAgggtcaaagtcgacgCACTCTTCGCAGAGCCCATCACTACGAGGCATGACCGGAT gaaAGAAGACCCGGCCGACCTATCCGGCCGTATGGTCTGGGGACATATG gccATGCTGAGCGgcacgctcctcgagtgCCTCACCGCGTCTCCGTGGCCGTACCCGACCGAACACTCGCCCATGCAACACCTGCATGACAAGTTCCCGCCGACAGtcctcgtgctcgccgaggccgacacTCTCCTCGAtccgatgacgacgagcgtgCTCCATGACCGtcttgaggagcttggtGTCGAGAGCCTCTTGCTCGTGGGCAAGGACATGCCTCATGGTGCTATGGAGCCGGAGATGGGCGCGCCGGAGCAGGGGAAGGAATGGTGGGACGATGTGGCGGTACCAGCGCTCGAGTTCTGTGTACGTCACTGCCAGTAA
- the AGC1 gene encoding uncharacterized protein (mitochondrial inner membrane protein): MSTDKGSSSAIGAITSTAGALIKPGESELHRWKRTFDKNAGVDIDGEKFLNVDQFINAIAPTDEGFNRIKRQQYSVLFQVADIKKRGLVSFNDFVLFETLLKRPDADYQLAFSVFDVDASGTIDYEEFKHVMGNNIKDSGIPFNFECDWSKLYLGKRGKTHTLDYSQFTQLIKGFQGERLRQAFHFFDKDGDGYISPDEFQHIITEVAGHKLSESVLTRLPTLCTMNPGRKISYSEVIAFSNIIRDMDVVERLLLRAVRKSKDGRISVSDFLDQCAANLRYGGFTPMEANIIWHFASRGSGLLAGSQRLTMADFEQLLDAKWNPPTDVVTELKGSRGFVHEVGENAWNFVMGGIAGGIGAFTVYPIDLVKTRLQNQRSNVVGEVMYRNAFDCVKKVYHNEGGIRAFYRGVLPQLVGVAPEKAIKITVNELVRKKLTDPETGRIPLWAELVAGGAAGGCQVAVTNPLEIVKIRLQMAGEMARMEGAAAPRGALHVVKQLGIVGLYKGASACLWRDIPFSMIYFTAYAHMKKDWFGEGKRGKVLSFGELLIAAGISGMPAAYLTTPADVVKTRLQSQSRAGQTVYKGFIDGFFTIAREEGPRALFKGGIARVIRSSPQFGVTLAVYEVLSKRFPYPGGEKAVEAVRPTHESHTDISRIRARNGLRILLDCSSRFGIHNADVAAKAFGAYPRSFSG; this comes from the exons ATGTCGACGGACAAGGGATCATCCTCCGCCATCGGCGCGATCACCTCGACCGCTGGAGCGCTCATCAAGCCTGGAGAGTCCGAGCTCCACAGGTGGAAGCGCACCTTTGACAAAAACGCTGgcgtcgacattgacggTGAAAA GTTCCTGAATGTCGACCAGTTTATCAACGCAATTGCACCCACCGACGAGGGCTTCAACCGCATTAAGCGCCAGCAGTACAGCGTCC TTTTCCAGGTCGCCGACATCAAGAAGCGCGGGCTCGTGTCCTTCAACGACTTTGTGCTCTTTGAGACGC TGCTGAAACGT cccgATGCCGACTACCAGCTCGCATTCTCGGTTTTCGACGT ggACGCGTCGGGAACCATCGACTACGAGGAGTTCAAGCATGTGATGGGCAACAACATCAAGGACAGCGGTATCC CGTTCAACTTTGAGTGCGACTGGAGCAAGCTCTACCTTGGCAAGCGCGGAAAGACACACACGCTCGACTACTCGCAGTTCACCCAGCTCATCAAGGGCTTCCAGGGCGAGCGTCTCCGCCAGGCCTTCCACTTCTTCGACAAGGACGGTGACGGGTATATCAGCCCCGATGAGTTCCAGCACATCATCACCGAGGTCGCTGGGCATAAGCTGTCCGAGTCTGTCCTTACACGACTGCCCACGCTGTGCACGATGAACCCCGGCCGGAAGATCAGCTACTCGGAGGTGATTGCGTTCAGCAACA TCATCCGCGACATGGACGTGGTggagcgcctcctcctccgcgcggTGCGCAAGTCCAAGGACGGCCGCATCAGCGTATCCGATTTCCTCGATCAATGCGCTGCCAACCTCCGCTACGGCGGCTTCACTCCCATGGAGGCCAACATCATCTGGCACTTTGCGTCGCGTGGCAGTGGTTTGCTGGCTGGCAGTCAGCGTCTGACCATGGCCGACTttgagcagctcctcgacgcaAAGTGGAACCCACCAACAGACGTTGTCACCGAACTCAAGGGCTCGCGCGGCTTCGTTcacgaggttggcgagaaCGCGTGGAACTTTGTGATGGGCGGTATTGCTGGCGGTATCGGCGCCTTCACTGTCTACCCCAttgacctcgtcaagacTCGTCTGCAGAACCAGCGCTCGAAcgttgttggcgaggtcatGTACCGCAACGCTTTCGACTGTGTCAAGAAGGTGTACCACAACGAGGGCGGCATCCGCGCGTTCTATCGTGGTGTGCTCCCTCAGCTCGTTGGCGTGGCACCCGAGAAGGCCATCAAGATTACCGTCAACGAGCTCGTGAGGAAAAAGCTCACGGACCCTGAGACTGGTCGCATCCCTCTGTgggccgagctcgttgcCGGTGGTGCCGCTGGTGGTTGTCAGGTTGCTGTCACCAACCCTCTTGAGATTGTCAAGATTCGTCTCCAGATGGctggcgagatggcgcgGATGGAGGGCGCAGCGGCGCCACGTGGAGCCCTCCACGTTGTCAAGCAGCTCGGTATCGTTGGTCTGTACAAGGGTGCCTCAGCTTGTCTGTGGCGTGACATTCCCTTT TCCATGATCTACTTCACTGCGTACGCCCACATGAAGAAGGATTGGTTCGGAGAGGGCAAGCGCGGCAAGGTGCTCTCGttcggcgagctcctcatTGCGGCGGGTATCTCGGGCATGCCCGCGGCGTACTTGACCACACCCGCCGATGTCGTCAAGACGCGCCTGCAGTCCCAATCGCGTGCTGGACAGACGGTGTACAAGGGTTTCATCGACGGCTTTTTCACCATTGCTCGCGAGGAAGGGCCACGCGCTCTCTTCAAGGGTGGTATTGCGCGTGTTATCCGCTCGTCGCCTCAGTTCGGTGTCACTCTTGCGGTCTACGAGGTTCTGTCCAAGAGGTTCCCCTACCCTGGAGGCGAgaaggcggtcgaggcTGTGCGGCCCACGCACGAGTCTCACACGGACATTTCGCGTATCCGCGCGCGCAACGGCCTGCGTATTCTTCTCGACTGCTCGAGCCGCTTCGGCATCCACAACGCAGACGTTGCGGCCAAGGCGTTCGGGGCGTACCCGAGGTCGTTCAGCGGCTAA
- a CDS encoding uncharacterized protein (imidazolonepropionase activity) yields the protein MTPSHQTLYLAPIVHAPTRAHLEIYDALICIRSGRVAWIERLPSLSQQAADTAAARRGTDLDNLVVVHEGFLCPGMVDTHTHAPQYPNNGLGHSLQLLEWLDALTFPLERKFSDDDYARQVYGEVVRRTLAAGTTTACYYSTLHVPASLTLAEVALEAGQRALVGRCSMDRNSPPDYVEESCVASMTSTHEFLDAFPHFFANTPSILSNGSAYANQPLVRPILTPRFALSCSPPLLSALGKLAKENDLPIQTHISENHAEIEAVRKAFPDLPSYAGVYDHFGLLTPRTILAHGVHLTPDEVSLIAERGAGVSHCPTSNVNLNSGAARVLGLLDAGVRVGLGSDCSGGPATGVLAAIRSADAMSRILAFEGLTARGLSIAELWFLATRGGADIAGVDAGSFEPGREFDALWIRPRSPGFWGGGDTRALFEKWLFAGDDRDIGAVWVRGRCVSGSPP from the exons ATGACCCCCTCACACCAGA CCCTCTACCTGGCGCCAATAGTCCACGCGCCCACGCGTGCGCATCTAGAAATCTACGATGCCCTCATATGCATCCGCAGTGGTCGGGTAGCATGGATCGAACgccttccctctctctcccaaCAGGCAGCAGATAcagccgccgcgcggcgtgGGACAGATCTGGATAATCTCGTGGTGGTGCACGAAGGATTCCTCTGTCCCGGAATGGTTGATACACATACG CACGCGCCGCAGTATCCGAACAATGGGCTGGGGCATTCATtgcagctcctcgagtgGCTTGATGCGCTCACCTTTCCGCTAGAGAGGAAGTTTAGTGATGACGATTACGCCCGTCAAGTTTACGGAGAGGTCGTGCGGCGTACTCTGGCAGCTGGA ACAACAACCGCTTGCTACTACAGCACACTCCACGTCCCCGCCTCGCTCACGCTGGCCGAAGTCGCGCTCGAAGCCGGCCagcgcgccctcgtcggcagGTGCAGTATGGACCGCAACAGTCCTCCTGACTACGTGGAGGAGAGCTGCGTCGCCAGCATGACCTCTACACACGAATTTTTGGATGCCTTCCCCCACTTTTTCGCGAACACGccctccatcctctccaacgGCTCTGCCTACGCCAACCAGCCCCTCGTGCGGCCAATCCTGACTCCACGCTTTGCGCTCTCCTGTTCCCCGCCACTCCTATCTGCCCTGGGCAAGCTTGCGAAAGAGAACGACCTCCCAATCCAAACCCACATCTCGGAGAACcacgccgagatcgaggctGTGCGCAAGGCCTTCCCCGATCTCCCGAGCTACGCAGGCGTATATGACCACTTTGGGTTGTTGACGCCGCGCACGATCCTCGCACACGGCGTACATCTCACCCCGGACGAAGTATCCCTCATCGCCGAACGGGGAGCAGGCGTATCACATTGCCCGACGAGTAATGTCAACCTCAACTCTGGGGCGGCCCGGGTACTGGGCCTACTTGATGCCGGGGTACGGGTTGGGCTGGGTAGCGACTGTTCGGGCGGGCCGGCGACCGGGGTTCTCGCTGCCATCCGTTCTGCGGATGCAATGTCCCGCATTCTCGCCTTTGAGGGACTGACTGCCCGAGGACTGTCGATAGCCGAACTGTGGTTCCTCGCCACGCGGGGAGGTGCCGACATTGCTGGCGTTGACGCGGGGTCGTTCGAGCCGGGGCGGGAGTTTGACGCGCTCTGGATCAGGCCGAGGAGTCCGGGGTTCTGGGGCGGCGGGGATACACGCGCTCTCTTCGAGAAGTGGTTGTTTGCGGGGGATGACCGGGACATTGGGGCTGTGTGGGTGCGCGGGCGGTGTGTGAGTGGCTCGCCACCATAG
- a CDS encoding uncharacterized protein (Adaptin N terminal region) — translation MVLPPFILSGANSRAHYTLLARLDAAESPQAAIAVVAAEAVRCRGVLEGKAGNSKTAETLIILLTCTTVSTIPLDTDFALVPALKLAESGKSHRRTGYRFLIERLPEGHELALMLINTVRKDLASSNPAHILMALGAICHLPSDELAPAVLPLLNERRLVEHELPAVRQRTIQALCALNGQLGLRELARRIRKEDDDSVLSSIVKSFGEALHAGAREENPEKRRRQFDTLFAAAARHLHPSPLLVQLMRAVACVLAPLGRGEDLTDHVLERAHALTDEIVEVTTTPGPWAQACLVEVCALAATIWAADSKPVSEPLLEHVRNLLLPEKEKGKERTPVHSARSSPRKPEGKSSKPHPNRRILGLRCLATLPFVWLDGLTETHMGALMAGVDSGDSTVRLETLRLLAKVDANLPRLTADSHLDSLSRGAEEKEDAASRALEALEVALEGEEPGTRAQGLAESLARITPHFTHVWMKGVHAAIGYTQILPPTSFIDPAADALLAAPADPTLAVAVATLAVEHDRPAVPALLAALPRVDPEVQELCILALVPLHGGQEAVRTLRKVAEGAIPHIRRRCEQVALVLEQGQAWDVVGRAKSRALTDVLDALLAVHAELVTPSRPSLEDRDSNLSASTIRSKPAALKYNYGTSSPLGRAAELAMGRSALVEPDDVALDELTADTGRVRI, via the exons ATGGTCCTCCCACCATTCATCCTCTCTGGAGCCAACAGTCGCGCCCACTATACCCTGCTGGCACGGCTCGATGCGGCCGAGTCCCCGCAGGCGGCCATCGCGGTCGTTGCTGCCGAGGCGGTGCGGTGTCGCGGTGTGCTGGAAGGCAAGGCGGGCAAT TCCAAAACCGCTGAGACgctcatcatcctcctcacctgCACCACGGTCAGCACCATCCCACTAGACACCGACTTCGCCCTCGTGCCGGCCCTCAAGCTGGCCGAGAGCGGCAAGTCGCACCGCCGCACAGGGTATCGATTCCTTATCGAGCGCTTACCGGAGGGACATGAGCTCGCCTTGATGCTCATCAACACGGTACGAAAGGACTTGGCGAGCTCCAACCCGGCTCACATCCTTatggcgctcggcgcgatCTGCCATCTCCCtagcgacgagctcgcacCAGCCGTGCTCCCACTCCTGAATGAGAGGAGGCTGGTGGAACATGAACT gccGGCTGTCCGACAACGAACGATCCAGGCACTCTGCGCACTCAATGGACAGCTGGGCCTACGCGAGCTCGCACGACGTATCAGGAaggaagacgacgacagtGTCCTGTCATCGATCGTCAAAAGCTTTGGAGAAGCGCTTCAT gcgGGCGCACGTGAAGAGAACCCCGAGAAGCGGCGGAGGCAGTTCGATACGCTCTTCGCTGCTGCCGCTCGGCATCTCCACCCTTCCCCGCTACTCGTGCAGCTTATGCGCGCAGTCGCTTGTGTGCTGGCTCCCCTTGGGCGCGGGGAAGATCTCACAGACCATGTCCTCGAACGCGCTCACGCGCTGACTGACGAGATTGTCGAGGTCACCACCACGCCGGGGCCGTGGGCCCAAG cctgTTTGGTGGAAGTgtgcgcgctcgctgcTACGATCTGGGCCGCGGATAGCAAGCCCGTCTCTGAGCCATTGTTAGAGCATGTCCGCAACTTGCTTCTCCctgagaaggagaaggggaaggAACGGACTCCGGTCCATTCCGCGAGGTCAAGTCCACGCAAGCCCGAAGGAAAGAGCTCCAAACCTCATCCTAACAGGCGGATACTCGGGCTACGCTGTCTCGCCACTCTTCCGTTCGTGTGGCTGGACGGCCTGACGGAGACACACATGGGCGCTCTCATGGCCGGCGTCGACTCGGGCGACAGCACGGTTCGGCTGGAA actctccgcctcctggccaaggtcgacgcTAACCTTCCCCGTCTGACAGCAGACAGCCACCTTGACTCTCTCTCCCGAGGGGCGGAAGAAAAGGAAgacgccgcctcgcgcgcgctcgaggctctcgaggtcgctttggagggcgaggaacCTGGTACACGCGCGCAAGGTCTGGCAGAGAGCCTGGCTCGTATTACACCTCACTTCACACACGTGTGGATGAAGGGCGTCCACGCCGCCATCGGATACACCCAGATCCTCCCACCGACGTCGTTCATCGACCCGGCCGCGGACGCACTCCTCGCTGCCCCCGCTGACCCCACCCTCGCGGTCGCAGTGGCCACGCTGGCCGTCGAGCACGATCGGCCTGCTGTGCCTGCGCTGCTCGCGGCCCTCCCCCGTGTCGACCCCGAGGTTCAAGAGCTCTGCATCCTGGCTCTGGTGCCCCTGCATGGTGGGCAGGAGGCCGTTCGCACCCTCCGCAAAGTCGCCGAAGGGGCGATCCCGCATATCCGGCGGCGTTGCGAgcaggtcgcgctcgtgctGGAGCAGGGCCAGGCGTGGGATGTCGTGGGCCGGGCCAAGTCGCGTGCT CTCACGgatgtcctcgacgcgcttctTGCTGTGCATGCCGAGCTGGTCACTCCGTCGCGCCCATCGCTCGAAGATCGCGACTCGAACCTGTCCGCGAGCACCATCCGCTCCAagcccgccgcgctcaagtATAATTACGGTACCAGCAGCCCGctcggccgcgcggcggagcTCGCGATGGGGCGAAGCGCCCTCGTAGAGCCTGACGACGTTGCGCTGGATGAGCTAACAGCTGACACTGGCCGTGTGCGTATCTAA
- a CDS encoding uncharacterized protein (CoA binding domain), whose product MFTEIPPHAEYFMTAPRFAVVGRVLEDTSRFDYKVLEWYTDRNLPVTGVRAPRPGFDNAKPVLGHKVVDDVTQLPDLAETSISVILHPALGIKMMQSLFPEQRRPEAEPYAMWFQPGAESAEIFDFVKARGIGDKVVIGDHPCILVSGDDARKKAPKSALA is encoded by the exons ATGTTTACCGAAATTCCTCCTCATGCCGAGTATTTTATGACTGCGCCGCGGTTCGCAGTTGTCGGCCGCGTACTTGAGGACACCTCGCGCTTCGACTACAAGGTCCTGGAATGGTACACCGATCGTAACCTGCCCGTGACGGGTGTTAGGGCGCCGCGTCCAGGCTTCGACAACGCCAAGCCCGTACTGGGCCACAAGGTGGTTGACGATGTG ACTCAACtccccgacctcgccgagacgTCGATCAGCGTCATCCTCCACCCGGCACTTGGCATCAAGATGATGCAGTCGCTCTTCCCcgagcagcggcggcctGAAGCTGAGCCGTATGCCATGTGGTTCCAGCCGGGTGCGGAGAGTGCCGAGATCTTCGACTTTGTCAAGGCCAGGGGTATTGGCGACAAGGTCGTGATTGGCGACCACCCGTGCATTCTCGTGTCGGGAGACGATGCACGGAAGAAGGCGCCCAAGTCTGCGCT AGCGTAG